The genomic stretch accaccaaaaCGACAAAGTCATGCcggtaagcgatttagcattccggtacgatgtcgcgtagaaaccgattaggggtatgtgtttaatgtataatatattcagTATTGATTCTATGAAATAATGGAAAAATAAGTTGGCTTTTTGAAACTTCCAACTAATTCCaagagttttaagcaattattgaTTTCAGCAGTTTTCTTATCCGACTATTATATGGGATCCTACAAACATTCAGTACCTCGAGTAATCTAATAATACATATAGCCtgcataaaattttagaacatctTTTACACCTTCATTGGGAATCGAAATAGGTATGCTCGcagaatatttctttttatgtgtAGCATTACGGATAATGAAAAAGTAGATCTTATTTCTAAACAGGCTTGTCTAGATGGTTTGTACAATTTGCCTAACTCCTTATGTTGGTTTTTATTTGATGCATTAAAGTCAACAGACAAAAAAATCCAAATGGTTTTgtctaatagaaaaaaaaacattttgcacATAGCATTAAAGCGGCAATGCTGTGGAATGAACTCCCTGATGACATTCGGCGCTCTAAATCCTTTgtgatttttaaaagtcgtgtaaggaggcactatttggcactataaacatgttaatattatatgtatatgtgtgtgtatttatgcatatttattaatatatatatatattatatttatttatattatattattacatttattattttatttaattatttcgatttcccgtctctcattgccttattccaatagttaaggtagcctggaagagatcactgttagtgataaggccgccttttgcatataatttatgttaatgtaagtgttcctgtgtgtgtttcctttattatgcaataaagttgtttaaataaataaataaaataaatagcccagtgggtaggacttcgacttcactttcggctgGCCAAGTTCAAATTCCTAAACTTTtctaaggtatgtgcgttttaagcaattaaaatatcacttgcttcaatggtgaaggaaaccatcgtaaggaaaccttgATGCTTGAGAGTTGTCcaatatgttctcaaaggcgtgtggagtccacggaACCACACTGAGAAGTGtgggagaaccgtgccctgtaatgagccgataatgggtttaaataaaagtttaatgaagtgacgataatgatgatgatgacgcagTCTCAAGCAATTTTTGTTATCTTCAAAATAATCACAAGAAATCTTACTTTTTGGCATCGCTATACCGTAGTCCTTCGAATCCAGTTTCGACCCGACCATTTTCAAGTCACAGTGTCTATGCATTGCGTATTCCAGTTGGGTAGACTCcataaaaaatgcatattttcCTTTACTTTGTCGCACGCGATTGACACCTTCTTCATTGCTGCTAGTGAAAACCGTGGGTTTCGCTGTTTTCATTACGGCCCATAGCTTCTTAAACACCGTGTCGTTGGAATTCTAAGAGAAACATTGTATTAGCCTACCTTGTAAgcttaatatttagtttatttttatcactcTCGTATATATAGGAAGACAGTAAGACACGCAgataagttatgtttttttcgCTGAATGCAAGCAATATTAAATAACAGacagaaaatacaaaaaaaaatcataatagtTTCCAATTCTTACCATATAACAGGATATTTTTGAATATCATATTCTTAGTTGAGAAATGGTTAGAAATGCAAAACTGTGTTTGACTGTTTGATTGTATTTTCTTTACGTCCTATCTATGCAaccaaacaattttatttttggcatagagttacttgaaaggacggagagtaacataggctttgtatcccaggaaaacaaacggggtttgtaaaaaccgtaataatcaTTTGCAGCAGAAGCAGTGGGGCGAAAGAGTAGAAGcgaaaaaaatacttagaaagCCCACTTACATTCTTCAAAGAACTTGTACCCAAagaatagcaaaaaaaaacttagaaatcCCAGTCACTTACTTCAAAGAACTTATAAGTCGATGCGTTATCTACAGTTCCATACGCGATACTGCTCTGTTCGACCAGGTCCTTTGCGTCTTTTATCTCATTGCTTCGCCTGCTGGCACTGACGAAACTGGACATATTGGCTGTGTATGATGCAGTCACGATGAGAGCAAAAAACCACCACATGCCTGCCACCCACCTAGAGCCTGCCGCTCtgataaacattttgttatttttaattgaattcatacaaagcaaataaaaaaaacaattgtagaAATAATTGAGGAAattgataaaagaaataaaatattatcatttaatcgatgtaaaacataatatattttaaaagcaccATTTTCTGATGGATTTCGACTCTgggcttttttaaataattcttagaAGACAGGAAGTGGCCAAAggttttaaaaatgttgacgTACAAAGTACCAGAGGTGCTACTCAAAATTGTAAAGTAATAAGCAAGGTATGcacattttaaacataaacacacacacacaaacacatgttttcaaataattgtaaacaatatataataacttatcAAATATtgttagtgtatttttttactatttaatggATCCGAAGCATAAAACAATTTACCTTGGCAATATATCACAGCCCTGGGTCATAATAGCACCCATAGTGAGCCACATACAATTATATAAGCTCCAAATATTCTGAAGGTTTTCAGGGTTCTGATTACAGGGATGAGGATTCACCCAATCGTCCGGGCTCATACTGAAAAGTCATAGGTACCAATTAAGACGCTGAATAGtgcaataatgaaataaaattataataattcttacCGAGCACAAATAAGTAAGACGAAAGAAACTATGATATACGTTGTCGCTAAATATAACCACACATCCAAAGACAAAGGATTCATAAATGAAAACATATCTGGTTGAACGGGCTCGGGTTCTTTGGTTACCAAACTGATCCCTAAACTCATAAATGGTGTTGAGAAGTCAACAACGGCATTGCGCTCCGATGATATTGTAATATCGCAGATAGCTAGCTCAGCTTTCtgaaacattttcaaaattaattaacctTAATATCTACAGTTAAATAATAGGTTACCTCTACTAAGTCTAGTAtccataaaagaaaacaaaaaaaaattgaaaaaaaaaattactttgttttacaattaaaaagcaaataaagttttctacaacattttttaagtcagtgccaGTAAGTTAAAGGTAGGAAATTACAGTGGGTAGgaagctcgacttaactttcggaggaccgaggtcgaatcccagcaagcacctataacttttctaagttatgtgagttttaagtaattaaaaatatcacttgcttcgacggttaAGGAAAGcgtcgtgcggaaacctgcatgcctgagagttctacataatgttctcaaaggtatgtggagtccaccaatccacactgagcctgcgtgatggactacgaacttaaccccttctcattgtgcgaggagactcCATGGGAGccgtaatgggtcgatgtgacgATAATGATTAGTAGCTAGATTTGCAAATATCTAAGTTTTAATAGCGAATAGGCAATATTTGGTTATCTTTCATGCACATGAAATTTGGAAAACACTATAGAAAATACTAATTTAACTTCTAaaggataaaatattttgtttattcaataaatatgtaataatcaattgtattaaaattacatacatGCTCAATCAGTTCTCCAATTAATCCATCCCACTTCTTAGTTCCAGCTATCGGATTACCGTATTTGTCTTCACTTTCTCTATAAAATTCgtattttaattccttatttataagattatttttcaCCATATGTTCAAATATGTTCTGCATAAGGTCAACGGCGTATCCCCGGAATGTTATATTACCATTGTCTTGCACAACATCAAAGTACGGTTTTCCCTTTTTAGACACTACCTGAATATAACAAATTGAAGTTGAAATACAACGGAAATCCAAATGAATTCAATAATTCAAGGCATCTCTTATTGGATTTGCTTTCGGCCAAAATCTTTTTGACTATGTAAATAAAGGTAAACTTTCTGATATCCAAATATTTTCACGAATATTCACTTATTTATTCACAGTGTTATATAGTTAAATtagacgacctccttggcgcatcTGTAAGCCCTGTGGTTTTGAGTGGgagtcccggattcgatccctgGCTGAAGCTatttgtgattttttaattaccgATCTCGTGGAAAGCTTCAACCATGGCTAGTTgacactctaccgacaaagacgtagcGCCAAGAGATTTTAGTGTTCCAGTAGGATGTTGCGTAAAAACCAATTAAATGTTTGGGTTTTACATAACTGCCAGACTCCttataggttagcccgtttcgatcttagacagcatcattacttaccagtaGGAGAAGGGTTAAATTGTGGacccaaaataaattataataaagtagcTTTCATGCAgcttaaacaatatattaattattattggaaAGGACATAGACCTACCCGTATAACCGATTTGGAAGTCGAAGATCGCTCCTTAACTTCTTTCTCGTCTGTTATAATATCTGTCTTTGAATCCCAATGGCCAACATGTATAAATTCACTTACATTACTTAACTTTGAGTAATGAAGTTTGAAGTTTATTCTCTTGCCAAATTCATTGAACTCAATGTTCCCAGTAAAACCCTTTGTTTTAGTctgaaatataacatttaagttATAACTCCGTGATATAAAATAGTCATAATCAAATATggaactttcttttataaacaaattgaaaaaaaaaaaccacgcaGATGGTCTGCCTGATGCTAAGTCATGAACCAAGACCTATAGACAGAGCAACAGTTTTCAGGCGAGGAACAAGtcaaaatgccgccctgtgtccatcaacttgaggaatatttattataaaaaaaaaaaaaagtttattcacaaaaatgtaggtacatagagtttttataatgtaaagtaattattataatatttatacaaacaaatgcgaacctcacaaattatattggtgtgtaatttaaaatctactgtccctgatttaggtaaaaacctgtattacaggcctAGTTGTATTAAGCCAAATATGCCTGATATAACACCGCCaaccttcagaccgaaacatagcattgcaacaatactgcttagcggaattaataagcatggctgtagACTTTACTACTAAGTTAACTTATTGTTGTCTTTAGCTACCTCTAACAGAGCTTTGCGCAAGTCATCTCCTTTCGGCCACGCAGCTTCCTTGTAATCGATTTTAGCATCTCTAAAGCACAATGGTGGTGGATTATCTATATCCTCGGCTATTCCCATACTTCTCAAAGCTTTTTCGAGGTGATTCAGAGCATCTGCTGCTAGAGCTGTCTCTAACTAAATTATAGTAACAAACAATtaaagtagtatatttatttcacattTATGTAGAAAATCAAACGTAATGTTTAAAAATGAATGACGATGTTTATGTATCGAATGATTTTATCtaatattaatagataaaatCATACGTTTGCATTTTCTTAAGacccagcccggagttaggaaattggcggtatcCACCCCAGCAACAACTTTTAAGCCCGCCAACTTATATTTCAGTGTGGTATACAAACGCTTCATAAATATCTCTCCTAAATGAGAAAAGGCTTGCGCCCAGCAGTGGAATTTTGGCAAGCTGATGTTTATTGCACATTCTCACGAAAAAACATATCATCATAGCGATGTGCCCATGTGATGCCCATGTGAATTCagatattatacaaaaaaccGTTGTACATACCCGTATACTATCACTGTTCATATCCAAATCCTTCCAGTTCACATCATTAGACGTGGTTAGATGCATCGTTGAAACATTTGCTAGAAGTTCGTCGATCTCGTCAAGTTTCACAGTGTATGCATCGAGAGCCGTTAGGATGAAACTCTGCTAATAAATGTGTATGTTTGCCAAATAATACAACAAAACAGCGTTTGCGCGGTTAAGAAGCACCAATAACACGGTTGTTTTTATTTGTCTTCCTTTTTAATAAACGAATACTATGtgaaaaaccaaataaaatagtttaatgaACTCAACACCTTAGTCTTACCTTACAAAGAGGCattctatttttgtaaatatcttTCCTAgtccataaattatttttatttacctatgaaGAAGCTATGCTTGCAGTTTCATACATTACTACATAGCTCAAATTaccttataaatattaaaaatgctccaaaagaattatatattTCCTCTAAGTGTAGgagaaaaaaaatttggaaaatccaaaagtgcacgtctcataatctcatttttttcacaataaaattgattttttttaactgaaactttcaatgctcattacaatttttttttttcatattaattattattcattttttgtaaacaagacacgggaatgtcataatgattgcacattgaaagttacaattaaaattagctagaataattacatggaaatttaacgacagtgaattgaacgctcatattaactaagaaattatgtcgtgtgttactttagataattaaaaaaaaaaaattccgatacgatcattttttcgaccaattttgatgccacatacacccgtccatacacggacgtccagaaaagattatgtttaatgttattatttactatgttaaacaaaaaaattgttattgaaatgtattatgtgcctgacaaattatttgacttgatattagtgtactcaaattaacctggaagtgcaatataaataacaaaaaaacaatttcagtttcgagaaaactgctttttttgaaatgtcgagagtagagcacaacctcagcgcttcgcttatgaggcgtgcaataaatcTCTCTCTCGCTCTACTCAAATTAAACGAACGTAACGAGCCACAACACTCTCTGACCTTCTCCGACCAAAAGACTTTATGTTGGTTTGAGATGACAATACCCACGGCACCCTAAACCTAAACAcagcgtatttttttattttttttaattatgtatttatagtagagtatttctatgtttatatctttaatatgttatgtttaatatgtacaatgttatatgtttattttatgttaatttagtttaaatcctaatatttcactaatgtttgttgtacgacttattaatttcgtatagcattttcttgtatgcctttggttgcctggaagagatcgctatttagcgctaaggccgccaaattgtacgttctaccttattgtgctgttgtatttttatctctgtaaattttctctgtgttgtacaataaaagtgtatttattcattcattcattcattcacagcGTCAAAAACCCACGCGTCGTAAAACCAAGAAGTTGCAAAAAAAACCCATGTGAAAATCAGACTTACCTGGTACTGGGTAGAGTTTTCCACCTGTACTATCTCCCTCATAtagcttaaaatattttttttatcacagtcCAACACGTGGTAACTCATATGTGCAACtttgaatatatatttgaacGTCTCAAGATTGTTTCCTTCGGGGTTTAATTTTCTGTATAGTATTGGATCACTATTGTATGGCcaggtatttattatttcttggaGACGTATAAAACCTTGAATAAACACAATTATGAATGGATGTACTTATTAGCTAAATTCTGCTTCAATTCCTACTTTCATTTTAGACTGAGTATAAGAGTTatgtaaattgaaaatgcatataaaaatttccggAACTGCGACTTtcggatttgaacctgcgactctctggcgatggcggcctgagcgctttatccaattaagctacagctctcctaccgtcgatgccgaaattagtatatgcctttaacatcagtcttatagcgactgtataCTGACTGACTGAGGATAAGaggttttaactttatttttgtaatatttgacGAAGAAAGCAAATTGCTcacgtgatggtaagtggaaaaccatcgcctataaacacagctgcctacactttgcagggcatgcaagaaacacgtccaaGTAAGTAACTCAACTGTATGCAAACCGAAACAATTATAAAAGCTAATAcgtgtactttttataattcttcatGTGCAACAGTCGTTACAGTAAAATCTTAAACCGTGAAAATTATACTTACTGCTATCATCCTCATAAAGAATTGTGAATTTATCCCACTGGAGTTTTTTAATAAGCGTCGCATAAGCTTTTGATATCATATCCGGTGCAGGATGAAATGCGAACGTGAATAAATCCTGTTCCAATGTTTCTTGGGGCTCCCATCCTAATGTTAGATATGAAATCTGAAAACAATCTGATCCTAAAATTGAGCCATATTTATGCCACTATTGTATTTCTGCTTGCGTAAGTGGGGTCGGCACTACATGTATTCTCCTTCCAATCACTTTTATTAGCCGCTATCTCACTATCCACACCTTTTACACGCATATCCTCTGTAGTTTATTACGACATGACTAATTTAAGAACAATGCAATGTGCATCAAGAAATTTTTCAAACAGGTgtataattctatttttatatttaatattatctacctAAAGAATGAATCAATTCttagcatttatttttaatattcaaacgGGTACGTAGgtaccacaataatattttgcaatttgttattatatatatttcgacACAGTTACGTGGATCGTGTTCCCGTCGTGACCATCCAGTTGTGACCgtgatttttaagaaaaaataattagccACGAAAAATcttgaccccccccccccccccccttatATGAGCTTAGACGTTTTggtttacataataattgttattaagatttctatggctTAGACCTATCAGGCTGCTCTAACATATTTAACGTTTTAGGGTTAGGTAGCAATGTGCAACTCTTAATGATTATTACCACGTAACCACGTAGTTTAGCGTCGTAGAACCATCTTTATTTGCTATAGCCAAACTTGATCTGAATCTTTGTAAGAAAACTATAAGTGGTCATGTAGAGGATTGCCGTCATATTCATGAAACGTTTTAATACTATCACCATTTTCTACGTAAtaagtttagtatttttttttctgacaaCTAAGTATACCACCAAATAAGTAATGGGTCTTAAGTTATAGaactgaaaattaaattttttaaattgctacGAGACTAGGTATGTGTTTTTAAATACCCAAGAGAAAATTTCATAGATTAGTACATATAGATTTTGATGTGAAGGCACTCAAGTTAAAAGTGACATAAGACACAGTATATGCAACAAAAAATCCGTTCtgtttttctaatattataaatgagaatgtacgtttttttgcttgtttgtcGTTTCTTCACGCCCCAAAACAACCAATGAACTTGGAAGAGAGTTAGAGAGTGACATGGACTTTTTAAAGAGTAAAATaggatttgtaataaacaaCAGCAACAGCTCAACCATAGCTCCGTTTTTGATGAATATTggcacataatatattaaaaagcttgcattcagaagtgggatatagAATATTGGAATGCAAAGGTGTTTTATCTTTCTTTTAATCATGGCTTCAAAGCTAAAGTTGGCATCCTGGAGACAGACactggatactttttattaaggGCTTAATAAATAGGTcctataagaataaaaaaacgaagttgctggcaacagctagtagtaaacACTTACATTAAGACTGTTACATATCATGCAAGTAAAGTCGCACATGTCATCTGTGGGCCTTGCATCTATCAGCGCAACTATACCTTTATTATCTGATGTATTGTcacacactgaaaaataaagaattgttttaaatatacagTTATAACAATAGACAGGCCAAGCAGAAGGCCCGCCTGATTGTAGATGGAAAgccttcgcctataaacagggcaacactttgcagggcatgcaaagaatgCGTCCTACAAAGTgggtactttttaatttttggcttTATGAATTGTCGGCCCGATCTATAGAAATAAACCCGAAATAttacttggcgacctgggcggcctgctaagcttcttgAGTGAgatcggctggctggagtgacccagcgtggagctgtaccagtggcactacgtacaacgga from Pararge aegeria chromosome 15, ilParAegt1.1, whole genome shotgun sequence encodes the following:
- the LOC120629741 gene encoding glutamate receptor 4-like, producing MINITPLGKYLLLFILCYSNAEAAHSTRYPIGGLFNAKTLPTTELAFENIVKLGGSKAYHGRPIRSQVDDSYSTALEMCDNTSDNKGIVALIDARPTDDMCDFTCMICNSLNISYLTLGWEPQETLEQDLFTFAFHPAPDMISKAYATLIKKLQWDKFTILYEDDSSFIRLQEIINTWPYNSDPILYRKLNPEGNNLETFKYIFKVAHMSYHVLDCDKKNILSYMREIVQVENSTQYQSFILTALDAYTVKLDEIDELLANVSTMHLTTSNDVNWKDLDMNSDSIRLETALAADALNHLEKALRSMGIAEDIDNPPPLCFRDAKIDYKEAAWPKGDDLRKALLETKTKGFTGNIEFNEFGKRINFKLHYSKLSNVSEFIHVGHWDSKTDIITDEKEVKERSSTSKSVIRVVSKKGKPYFDVVQDNGNITFRGYAVDLMQNIFEHMVKNNLINKELKYEFYRESEDKYGNPIAGTKKWDGLIGELIEHKAELAICDITISSERNAVVDFSTPFMSLGISLVTKEPEPVQPDMFSFMNPLSLDVWLYLATTYIIVSFVLLICARMSPDDWVNPHPCNQNPENLQNIWSLYNCMWLTMGAIMTQGCDILPRAAGSRWVAGMWWFFALIVTASYTANMSSFVSASRRSNEIKDAKDLVEQSSIAYGTVDNASTYKFFENSNDTVFKKLWAVMKTAKPTVFTSSNEEGVNRVRQSKGKYAFFMESTQLEYAMHRHCDLKMVGSKLDSKDYGIAMPKNSPYKNAIDTAILALQASGTLFKLKKTWWEDMDIDEKCEKTENEEDDSGSLQMKNTSGIFIVLGFGGLLGFLVAIVDFLLHTYKICVKEKVRFKEALISEWRASLDPRALHRLAAPPRSAAPSTATPSPQRERSQSRAVSVLRAATSFINFDEIY